One genomic window of Channa argus isolate prfri chromosome 5, Channa argus male v1.0, whole genome shotgun sequence includes the following:
- the cyb561d2 gene encoding cytochrome b561 domain-containing protein 2, with amino-acid sequence MIHNKESESEPRIYGYGRTASATLAHFICIVFTISIALISRPGSSLFSWHPFFMTLAFSFFMTEAILIFSPHGSLIKRFPHKTKGRVHLILQCFGVSCAVLGLSAISYNKFLNDKPHFTSWHGLLGLLTLCVLGLQSLAAVPLIYHSLAKGWSLAKLKRYHAASGLVTYLLSSVSLLLGLCSAWFTASVGEYTWYIAAVGPALSALVIMNQVTSAYMAKKRLQS; translated from the exons ATGATTCACAACAAAGAGTCTGAGTCTGAGCCCAGGATCTACGGGTATGGCAGAACTGCTTCCGCAACGCTGGCCCACTTTATCTGCATTGTCTTCACTATATCCATCGCTCTTATCTCTCGACCGGGTTCAA GTTTGTTTTCCTGGCACCCTTTTTTCATGACACTGGCT TTCTCCTTCTTCATGACAGAAGCCATACTCATCTTCTCCCCCCATGGCTCCCTCATCAAAAGGTTTCCACACAAGACCAAAGGTCGTGTTCACTTGATCCTGCAGTGCTTCGGTGTGTCCTGTGCAGTCTTGGGCCTGTCAGCCATCTCTTACAACAAATTCCTGAATGATAAACCCCACTTCACCTCGTGGCACGGTCTGCTGGGCCTACTCACATTGTGTGTGCTTGGTCTGCAGTCTCTGGCAGCTGTGCCCCTCATCTACCACTCTCTGGCTAAAGGCTGGTCGCTGGCCAAACTCAAACGCTACCATGCAGCATCTGGACTCGTCACTTATCTGCTCAGCAGTGTTAGCCTGCTGCTCGGCCTCTGCTCTGCCTGGTTCACCGCTTCTGTCGGGGAATACACCTGGTATATAGCAGCGGTCGGCCCTGCTCTTAGTGCCCTAGTCATAATGAACCAAGTAACCAGTGCTTACATGGCTAAGAAACGGTTGCAATCCTGA
- the LOC137127307 gene encoding THAP domain-containing protein 6-like isoform X2, which yields MPESCAAWDCTNRRTVQTRSRGITFHKFPKDKVKRRTWTAALRRRNFEPNDRSVVCSCHFKSEDFDKTGQTTRLKEGVIPSIFSFTDHLRKVSTSSRTSRTSQKAAAAIPDVSVKLSKNVEQLTSDHLYALDPVKVKKKLTEAQERLEELQRDLRNAKDRERRHKKTVETLLEDLKQRNLLTEELQQKLDFFSGVHSESCCDPEVELCPTAKRSTGISGSVSCKQGNRKAHKHTQSENESVPSGTDTTSEHLSAAQTSENDSLHP from the exons atgcCAGAGTCGTGTGCAGCTTGGGACTGTACAAACCGGCGCACAGTGCAAACCAGGTCTCGGGGAATTACCTTTCACAa GTTCCCAAAAGATAAAGTTAAAAGACGGACTTGGACAGCAGCACTGAGGAGACGAAACTTTGAACCAAATGACCGATCAGTTGTCTGCAGCTGCCATTTCAAGTCAGAAGACTTTGATAAGACTGGACAAACAACTCGTTTAAAGGAAGGAGTGATCCCCTCCATTTTTTCATTCACAGACCATTTACGCAAA GTGTCAACATCATCCAGGACAAGCAGGACTTCACAGAAGGCAGCTGCAGCAATTCCAGATGTTTCTGTAAAACTGTCAAAGAACGTTGAGCAATTGACCTCA GATCATCTGTATGCCCTTGATccagttaaagtaaaaaaaaagttaaccgAGGCCCAGGAAAGGTTGGAGGAGTTGCAACGAGACTTACGAAATGCCAAGGATCGGGAAAGAAGGCATAAAAAGACAGTGGAAACCTTGTTAGAGGatctaaaacaaagaaatttgcTTACAGAGGAACTGCAGCAGAAGCTTGACTTCTTTTCTG GCGTCCACAGTGAGTCCTGCTGCGATCCTGAGGTGGAGCTTTGCCCCACAGCCAAAAGAAGTACAGGAATAAGTGGCTCTGTAAGCTGCAAACAGGGTAACAGGAaagcacataaacatacacaatcAGAAAACGAAAGTGTTCCCAGCGGCACAGACACAACAAGTGAGCACTTGTCTGCAGCACAGACATCTGAGAATGATTCGTTACATCCTTGA
- the LOC137127307 gene encoding THAP domain-containing protein 2-like isoform X1, with the protein MPDFCAAFGCSNERNAKTKQQGITFHRFPKDKVKRRTWTAALRRRNFEPNDRSVVCSCHFKSEDFDKTGQTTRLKEGVIPSIFSFTDHLRKVSTSSRTSRTSQKAAAAIPDVSVKLSKNVEQLTSDHLYALDPVKVKKKLTEAQERLEELQRDLRNAKDRERRHKKTVETLLEDLKQRNLLTEELQQKLDFFSGVHSESCCDPEVELCPTAKRSTGISGSVSCKQGNRKAHKHTQSENESVPSGTDTTSEHLSAAQTSENDSLHP; encoded by the exons ATGCCAGACTTTTGTGCTGCTTTTGGATGTTCTAATGAAAGAAATGCCAAAACCAAGCAACAGGGAATCACATTTCACAG GTTCCCAAAAGATAAAGTTAAAAGACGGACTTGGACAGCAGCACTGAGGAGACGAAACTTTGAACCAAATGACCGATCAGTTGTCTGCAGCTGCCATTTCAAGTCAGAAGACTTTGATAAGACTGGACAAACAACTCGTTTAAAGGAAGGAGTGATCCCCTCCATTTTTTCATTCACAGACCATTTACGCAAA GTGTCAACATCATCCAGGACAAGCAGGACTTCACAGAAGGCAGCTGCAGCAATTCCAGATGTTTCTGTAAAACTGTCAAAGAACGTTGAGCAATTGACCTCA GATCATCTGTATGCCCTTGATccagttaaagtaaaaaaaaagttaaccgAGGCCCAGGAAAGGTTGGAGGAGTTGCAACGAGACTTACGAAATGCCAAGGATCGGGAAAGAAGGCATAAAAAGACAGTGGAAACCTTGTTAGAGGatctaaaacaaagaaatttgcTTACAGAGGAACTGCAGCAGAAGCTTGACTTCTTTTCTG GCGTCCACAGTGAGTCCTGCTGCGATCCTGAGGTGGAGCTTTGCCCCACAGCCAAAAGAAGTACAGGAATAAGTGGCTCTGTAAGCTGCAAACAGGGTAACAGGAaagcacataaacatacacaatcAGAAAACGAAAGTGTTCCCAGCGGCACAGACACAACAAGTGAGCACTTGTCTGCAGCACAGACATCTGAGAATGATTCGTTACATCCTTGA